Proteins from a genomic interval of Polyodon spathula isolate WHYD16114869_AA chromosome 1, ASM1765450v1, whole genome shotgun sequence:
- the LOC121323610 gene encoding Fanconi anemia group G protein homolog: protein MVLRDPLQGRPKFRDGRGSGEAASRRVGLALRRRSSTISPQTVICILNVCGGFLDCCFLAGSQGKPQSGLQCYRQALEMDFGCLCALYQSCVVYRQLGEAEAEIEALGLLYTALMSPAHCDPACDSAALIGPESLLKSPTLICLLRKPPPSCVKHCLAQRSLQSGRTAEAVEHYLDLLASLQEGVSQRVIVDSSLAFPRIPELYLEAAVALLKAMRYQDAITVCEEVVSKTGTLVPERLTLECPPNTERKGLWPGESEKRESLNCVLWTAAACFLQGQAFTQLKEGKESLSHYSRCINLLVKVHVTYPEQRGGDSEQSEVRSLQRLKSLAFTGRGLCFLERAQNREALHSFQLSVQTDPGVVEGLYWLLELLWRLGRREEALSCWRKFQSYTGRLAEAAAQDLQGDYPLYLLPPLQGDVPQDWEGLSRRVLEECSPL from the exons ATGGTCCTCCGCGACCCCCTGCAAGGTCGTCCGAAGTTTCGGGACGGAAGAGGGTCCGGGGAAGCGGCGAGTCGAAGAGTGGGACTGGCCCTGAGACGAAGGAGTTCGACCATCTCACCTCAGACCGTCATATGCATCCTCAATG TGTGTGGTGGTTTTCTTGACTGTTGTTTTCTGGCTGGTTCCCAGGGGAAGCCTCAGAGTGGGCTGCAGTGCTATAGACAGGCCCTGGAGATGGATTTCGGGTGCCTGTGTGCCCTCTATCAGAGCTGCGTGGTGTACAGACAGCTGGGAGAGGCAGAGGCTGAGATTGAGGCTCTCGGGCTGCTCTACACT GCATTGATGTCACCCGCACATTGTGACCCGGCCTGTGACTCTGCCGCCCTGATTGGCCCAGAGTCTCTGCTGAAAAGCCCCACCCTGATCTGTCTGCTCAGGAAGCCACCCCCCTCCTGCGTGAAGCATTGTCTGGCACAAAGGAGCCTGCAGAGTGGCAG GACAGCAGAGGCAGTGGAGCACTACCTGGACTTGTTGGCCTCGCTCCAGGAGGGGGTGTCTCAGCGG GTGATCGTAGACAGCAGCCTGGCCTTCCCCAGAATCCCAGAGCTGTACCTGGAAGCAGCAGTGGCCCTACTGAAGGCCATGAGGTACCAAGATGCGATCACAGTGTGTGAAGAGGTTGTCAGCAAGACAGGAACCTTGGTCCCTGAGAGACTGACCCTTGAGTGCCCTCCCAACACGGAGCGCAAGGGCCTCTGGCCTGGAGAatcagagaagagagagagtcTGAACTGTGTGCTGTGGACCGCGGCGGCCTGCTTCCTTCAGGGACAGGCCTTCACCCAGCTCAAGGAGGGCAAGGAATCGCTGTCTCATTACAGCAG ATGTATAAATTTGTTGGTTAAGGTCCACGTTACTTATCCAG agcAGCGAGGAGGGGACTCTGAGCAGAGTGAAGTGCGGTCACTGCAGAGGCTGAAGAGCCTGGCGTTCACTGGGAGAGGATTGTGCTTCCTGGAGCGGGCTCAGAACAGAGAGGCACTGCACAGCTTCCAGCTCAGTGTGCAGACTGACCCAG GGGTAGTAGAGGGGCTGTACTGGCTGCTGGAGCTGCtctggaggctggggaggagggaggaagcCCTGTCTTGCTGGAGGAAGTTTCAGAGCTACACTGGGAGGTTGGCAGAGGCAGCAGCACAGGATCTCCAGGG AGACTACCCCCTGTACCTGCTGCCCCCCCTGCAGGGGGATGTTCCTCAGGACTGGGAGGGTCTGAGCAGGAGGGTGCTGGAGGAATGCAGCCCGCTGTAA
- the LOC121313951 gene encoding Fanconi anemia group G protein-like, whose translation MDRDSASQGCLAIWTGENYSIVHKCKTACRTQKGTQQKEALKQCHSELRKLLQKIQGLPPAVSSVPLELSVLYNASVLNLRLSANTREEDQAGITQALLRALEAAGRPGTGSDPLQLWRLVLQLLNWEHWEQWEPSLTRLACLQWAYWLCACQLHCVRELLLWLPESRAWSLPACPGSPLGVPSVLAEESLSWESRVAPGEVLSAAQFRELLHTCTAITQGKKQPGAPVWTLLSNWPVNSLQFKLLKVSHT comes from the exons ATGGACCGGGACAGCGCCAGCCAAGGCTGCTTAGCGATCTGGACAGGAGAGAATTACAGCATTGTCCACAAGTGCAAG ACTGCTTGCAGAACTCAGAAAGGAACCCAACAGAAGGAGGCTCTAAAGCAGTGTCACTCTGAACTGAGGAAGCTCCTTCAGAAGATACAAG GCCTGCCCCCGGCTGTGTCTAGTGTGCCGCTGGAACTGAGCGTACTCTATAACGCCTCTGTGCTGAATCTTCGTCTGTCCGCTAACACCAGGGAGGAAGACCAGGCTGGGATCACGCAGGCGCTGCTCAGAG CTCTGGAAGCCGCTGGCCGCCCCGGTACCGGCTCGGATCCCCTGCAGTTGTGGCGATTGGTCCTGCAGTTGCTCAACTGGGAGCACTGGGAGCAGTGGGAGCCCTCACTGACCCGACTAGCCTGTCTGCAGTGGGCATACTGGCTCTGTGCCTGCCAGCTTCACTGTGTCAGGGAGCTGCTCCTGTGGCTGCCTGAGTCTCGG GCCTGGTCTCTTCCAGCTTGCCCTGGGTCCCCGCTGGGTGTGCCGAGTGTCCTGGCGGAAGAGAGCCTGTCCTGGGAGAGCAGAGTTGCCCCTGGAGAGGTGCTGAGTGCAGCCCAGTTCAGGGAGCTGCTCCACACCTGCACTGCCATCACTCAGGGTAAGAAGCAGCCAGGGGCTCCGGTCTGGACATTGCTTTCAAACTGGCCTGTTAATAGTTTACAGTTCAAGCTTTTGAAAGTCAGCCATACGTGA